Proteins co-encoded in one Aspergillus flavus chromosome 2, complete sequence genomic window:
- a CDS encoding T5orf172 domain-containing protein, translating to MSPAGPSPSIVPCCTPASFTLVHRPPPSNAGSDLHKSNCQEHQPQTYQPLVKMCTLRTRLGLRNWKCGRCTRAETACANSIPRKNRDQIESLIKSMIFLCQESPELISKMEELSALANCHTHRRKDPEDARKTKWMAAFPAQNSDVRYVEVQVMELLGSASTLCGAKAESGSCPNKIGGRKVQNFQRITDEIVRLSTYHRVSDIDYHLGMLRRNMYCSDHELTMHLQKGDYWKSKILGICTTADFGVGLPTQSVVPYEPECKSLGSESTEHCDGLYLTGQQISSLRIPEDSALVLLEGFDTTPFLILPRRNRRSPKTLNDYIHERICRSLSTRHRKPGYIYAFQAKSNPEYIKIGYTTGSVIERLRSLIFDCNREMTVLFPTPPESVKSVPNAWRVEELCHAELVDYQVQVDCTGCLSEHREWFQISAADAFAAIKKWSAWMRTTPYDPVLGNLKEKEKRKASEMDHFMSELAKSEG from the coding sequence ATGTCTCCGGCTGGCCCTAGTCCCTCGATTGTTCCTTGCTGTACACCAGCCAGCTTTACCCTGGTGCACCGCCCTCCCCCCAGCAATGCTGGTAGCGATTTGCACAAATCAAATTGTCAAGAACACCAGCCTCAAACATACCAACCCCTGGTGAAAATGTGTACTTTAAGAACTCGCCTTGGTCTTCGGAATTGGAAGTGTGGGCGCTGCACAAGGGCAGAAACAGCATGCGCTAATTCGATACCCAGAAAGAATCGGGACCAAATTGAGTCTTTGATTAAGTCCATGATTTTCCTCTGCCAGGAATCTCCAGAACTGATCTCGAAGATGGAAGAGCTGAGCGCGCTCGCGAATTGTCATACCCACCGACGCaaagatccagaagatgccCGAAAGACAAAATGGATGGCTGCTTTTCCGGCGCAGAATAGTGACGTGCGTTATGTCGAGGTGCAGGTCATGGAATTACTTGGGTCTGCTTCCACTCTATGCGGTGCAAAAGCAGAGTCGGGTTCATGTCCGAACAAGATCGGAGGCCGAAAGGTTCAAAATTTTCAGAGAATAACTGACGAAATAGTGAGGCTCAGTACGTACCATAGAGTCTCAGATATTGACTATCATCTCGGAATGCTGAGAAGAAATATGTACTGCTCCGACCACGAGCTTACCATGCATCTTCAAAAAGGGGATTATTGGAAGTCCAAAATCCTGGGAATTTGCACAACAGCAGACTTCGGCGTGGGACTGCCGACTCAGTCTGTGGTACCCTATGAACCTGAATGCAAGTCGTTAGGTTCAGAATCTACCGAGCACTGCGACGGGTTGTATTTGACGGGTCAACAAATATCAAGCTTGAGAATACCGGAAGATTCAGCCTTGGTTTTGCTGGAGGGGTTTGACACTACCCCCTTTCTGATCCTTCCAAGAAGGAATAGACGCAGCCCAAAAACCCTGAACGACTATATTCACGAAAGAATCTGCCGAAGTCTGAGTACCCGGCATCGGAAACCCGGATATATCTATGCTTTTCAAGCAAAGAGTAACCCGgagtatattaaaataggATATACGACTGGATCCGTTATTGAGCGCCTCCGATCGTTGATATTCGACTGCAACAGGGAAATGACGGTGCTATTCCCTACCCCCCCTGAATCTGTGAAATCAGTTCCGAATGCCTGGCGCGTTGAGGAATTATGTCATGCGGAATTGGTTGATTATCAAGTCCAGGTTGATTGTACAGGGTGTTTGAGTGAGCATCGAGAATGGTTCCAGATCTCTGCTGCAGATGCATTTGCGGCGATAAAAAAATGGTCTGCGTGGATGAGAACCACACCATACGACCCAGTGCTTGGGAActtgaaagagaaggagaagcgcAAAGCTTCGGAAATGGACCACTTCATGAGCGAACTAGCAAAGTCGGAAGGTTGA
- a CDS encoding FMN-dependent dehydrogenase-domain-containing protein, with product MDQDSEPHTSDTGGKGSVPFTEEEGHHVTVDIPESAVEGITQILSFDEKCSLLDSYFEATSGILDLFTAYEIDQLLSEGPISCQNLLHQPSAVSGDMKAIFDLVFAIGAQIRGIGNDSNITTSYFLRARAAAFKGMLMSQTLDTVRVFTLLAFYTLGACNRNAASMFLGIAAKAAVILNLNGTGNDDKLSEEEVCARIRVWNSVQNLDTLSSFIFGRPKGLPASCSVLAKSTQFDTVGGRNSRALFTAMVKACNILDHIVDTLGKNNDILHVPTAEELLRQLRQWSRELPEHIRRIPVKCDLNATLQPADRQALLGSLHISCVHYFAVMLITRPFLVAYLVSRLRGKAPDNLISDPDEGSDASIKNSKVSRLAQVCVSSATDMVDMCVKAKNCSFTFRNLSLLEAWTFGAGLVLGFSVFGGEPRSDIENGFQSAQIILGDIALSSKQAQLYHNILMNLADAVKKYRQRVTEERNYTVQHYMDRILIWEASPDENNSSRERLSTMPQGSEDARQASTSRPQTIFDFTSWTNIQEEQAFYFNMLEMTQLKHFSRFMKPIFLPDTLIKRPVSTALEEKKPELAAVSETRVRLSSVISILDFEYAASQNLPPAAFAFLKSGSEDEHAAKWNRDSWKTIRFRPRVLRPIDGIDISRCILGTKFAAPFFICPAGGAKLAHPQADLCLTMAAGRHHILHWVCNNSHMSQKDMSDARAPDQTTFWQIYARSDLDTTTQEVKQAINLGYKGFALTVDAVRAGKRERDLRVTLAQREQDGIRVNDDDEEDDNFAREPSVGRPAVHPGFDWVSAMKWLRGMTDLPIAIKGIQCWEDAVLCMEYGAHPWLSNHGGRQLDSAPSAVETLVSIRQHCPEVFDKCEVIVDGGITRGSDIVKALALGAKGVGLGRPFLYSAAFGGAGVSKAIRILKNEVETTMALLGITSLNQLNPSYVDISSIPLGFARSVL from the exons ATGGATCAAGATTCCGAGCCACACACATCGGACACTGGTGGAAAAG GATCAGTACCTTTtacagaggaagaaggtcaccATGTCACTGTAGACATACCAGAAAGTGCCGTGGAGGGCATTACCCAAATCCTCTCCTTCGATGAGAAATGTTCTCTTCTTGATTCTTATTTTGAAGCT ACTAGCGGTATTCTGGACCTTTTTACGGCGTATGAGATTGACCAACTCTTATCGGAGGGTCCAATTTCTTGTCAGaaccttctccatcagccTTCTGCTGTCTCTGGTGACATGAAGGCTATATTTGACCTCGTGTTCGCCATTGGAGCTCAGATACGAGGAATTGGCAATGACTCGAATATTACCACTTCTTACTTTTTGCGCGCTCGCGCTGCAGCATTTAAAGGCATGTTGATGTCCCAAACTCTAGATACGGTGCGGGTATTTACCCTCCTTGCATTCTATACACTTGGTGCCTGCAACAGAAATGCTGCCTCGATGTTTTTGGGTATTGCAGCTAAGGCTGCCGTCATTTTGAACCTCAATGGCACCGGAAATGACGATAAGCTctcagaagaggaagtttGCGCCAG GATCCGGGTTTGGAATAGTGTTCAAAATCTTGATACTTTGAGCAGCTTTATCTTTGGACGACCGAAAGGTTTACCCGCTAGTTGCTCCGTTTTGGCTAAGTCTACACAGTTTGATACTGTAGGCGGGCGAAATTCGCGCGCTCTGTTTACTGCAATGGTCAAAGCATGCAATATCCTTGACCATATCGTCGATACATTAGGAAAGAATAACGATATTCTGCATGTACCCACTGCCGAGGAGCTGCTCAGACAACTTCGGCAGTGGAGTCGTGAATTGCCTGAGCATATACGTCGCATTCCCGTTAAATGTGATTTGAATGCCACGCTTCAACCTGCGGATCGTCAAGCGCTCCTTGGAAGCTTACACATATCGTGTGTGCACTACTTCGCCGTAATGCTGATTACTCGTCCGTTCCTCGTGGCATACTTGGTCTCGAGACTACGTGGCAAAGCGCCAGATAACCTTATCAGCGACCCCGACGAAGGCTCGGATGCAAGCATCAAGAACAGCAAAGTATCCAGATTGGCGCAGGTCTGTGTCAGTTCGGCCACAGACATGGTCGATATGTGTGTCAAAGCCAAGAATTGCAGTTTTACGTTCCGCAATCTTAGTCTCCTTGA GGCATGGACTTTCGGCGCGGGCTTGGTTCTCGGGTTCTCAGTTTTCGGCGGGGAGCCCCGCAGCGACATCGAGAATGGCTTCCAAAGTGCGCAGATCATTCTGGGAGATATTGCATTATCTAGCAAACAGGCTCAGCTGTATCACAACATACTCATGAACCTTGCCGATGCCGTTAAGAAATACAGGCAACGAGTgactgaagaaagaaattacaCAGTACAACATTACATGGACCGGATACTGATTTGGGAGGCATCACCGGATGAAAACAACAGTAGCCGAGAAAGGCTCAGCACCATGCCTCAGGGGTCAGAGGATGCACGGCAAGCTTCCACTTCTCGGCCGCAAACCATCTTTGATTTT ACTTCCTGGACGAACATCCAGGAGGAGCAAGCATTCTACTTCAATATGCTGGAAATGACGCAACTAAAGCATTTCAGTCGATTCATGAAGCCGATATTCTTACCCGACACCTTGATCAAGC GCCCAGTCTCGACGGCCCTTGAGGAAAAGAAGCCCGAACTTGCGGCCGTGTCAGAGACGAGAGTGCGGCTCTCCTCCGTCATTAGCATTCTAGATTTTGAATACGCGGCATCGCAAAATCTTCCTCCTGCTGCTTTTGCTT TTCTTAAATCGGGCTCCGAAGACGAACATGCGGCCAAATGGAACCGAGATTCGTGGAAAACGATCCGTTTCCGTCCGCGTGTACTCCGACCAATCGACGGAATTGACATATCGCGGTGTATTCTAGGAACCAAGTTCGCTGCGCCTTTTTTCATTTGCCCAGCTGGAGGTGCCAAGCTTGCTCATCCTCAGGCTGATCTGTGTCTGACTATGGCTGCTGGTCGACATCACATCTTGCACTGGGTATGCAACAACAGTCACATGTCTCAGAAAGATATGAGCGATGCACGTGCACCTGACCAGACCACATTCTGGCAAATTTATGCAAGGTCGGACCTTGATACTACGACTCAAGAAGTCAAACAGGCGATCAATTTGGGATATAAGGGGTTTGCGCTGACTGTGGATGCTGTTCGTGCCGGGAAGCGAGAGCGTGACTTACGAGTGACCTTAGCTCAGCGTGAACAAGACGGTATTAGAgtcaatgatgatgacgaggaagacgacaACTTTGCTAGAGAGCCTTCAGTAGGGCGACC CGCGGTGCACCCCGGTTTTGACTGGGTTTCTGCTATGAAATGGCTTCGAGGTATGACTGATCTGCCTATCGCTATCAAGGGAATCCAGTGCTGGGAAGATGCAGTATTGTGCATGGAATACGGCGCTCATCCGTGGCTTTCAAATCACGGAGGCCGCCAGCTAGATTCCGCTCCTTCGGCGGTGGAGACACTAGTCTCTATACGCCAACACTGCCCAGAAGTCTTTGACAAGTGCGAGGTTATTGTCGATGGCGGTATCACCCGCGGTTCCGATATTGTTAAAGCCCTTGCGCTCGGTGCCAAGGGCGTCGGGCTGGGCAGGCCGTTTCTCTATTCCGCAGCCTTTGGCGGAGCAGGCGTCAGCAAGGCAATACGCATCTTAAAAAATGAGGTTGAGACAACAATGGCCTTACTGGGCATAACTTCGCTCAATCAACTGAATCCTTCCTAT GTTGatatctcctccatcccaCTTGGCTTTGCGAGATCAGTGCTATAG
- a CDS encoding carboxymethylenebutenolidase, whose protein sequence is MFKRATEIQLRLLDAIFGCECFLSEIIVAILLVSLARLREDPGYARPECDRPVHSIITMSIGNGKASSFINSFPLPARIRVSTIIYCETTTTIHQLKMLLPNAKPVKLTDNVTIHAPLSRQGHGPGIIIIRDDTPTSQRNERSTLDPEPLQKWAEESYTVVQVTVSSDHPAVKEDLHRAIDALGGHDNCDKETGYGVIIYSPSFVADIVDEIDKYDEIKAIVSYGRLTRTPNKPFLYHLPEQGTKEKSESGVIYRYPEVVSASFIIPSHKDFNASSAAVAHTRCLSFLKKELDGPWFDLEEIWDEHTKYEFDERSVENTMSTMVQEPYVNHIPTMTGGIGREKLTSFYANHFIFSNPEDTKLELVSRTIGIDRVVDEFVFCLTHDKPVDWLIPGIPPTGKELRIPFMAVVNIRGDRLYHEHITWDQLTVLFQLGLMPEYLPIPYDLPNRPDSQAGRTLEYRVPGAGAQTADKMVDESSVASNEMFSYAVRERSV, encoded by the exons ATGTTCAAACGCGCAACTGAAATACAGCTTCGGCTATTAGATGCTATCTTCGGGTGTGAATGTTTCTTATCTGAAATCATTGTGGCTATTCTTCTAGTTTCACTAGCAAGACTTCGGGAAGACCCTGGATATGCTAGGCCAGAGTGTGATCGGCCCGTACACTCTATAATTACAATGTCCATCGGAAATGGGAAAGCTAGCTCGTTCATAAattcctttcctttgccgGCTCGCATTCGAGTTTCCACGATCATATACTGCgagaccaccaccactatcCATCAACTCAAAATGCTGCTCCCCAACGCCAAGCCAGTCAAGTTGACCGATAATGTGACCATCCACGCACCTCTCTCGCGCCAAGGGCACGGACCGGGCATCATAATTATCCGGGATGATACGCCCACCAGCCAACGGAACGAACGAAGCACGCTAGATCCCGAGCCACTGCAGAAGTGGGCAGAGGAAAGCTATACTGTCGTCCAAGTGACGGTTTCCTCGGACCATCCCGCAGTCAAGGAGGATCTTCACAGGGCTATTGATGCTCTTGGCGGGCACGATAATTGTGACAAGGAGACAGGATACGGTGTCATAA TCTATTCGCCATCGTTTGTCGCGGACATAGTCGACGAAATCGACAAATACGATGAAATTAAAGCTATTGTGTCATATGGAAGACTCACCAGAACCCCGAATAAACCGTTTCTTTACCACTTGCCCGAGCAAGGGACGAAGGAAAAATCCGAGAGTGGAGTTATCTACCGGTATCCAGAAGTTGTATCGGCCTCCTTCATCATTCCTTCGCACAAGGACTTCAACGCCTCCTCGGCCGCAGTGGCACATACTCGTTGTCTGTCGTTCTTGAAGAAAGAGCTGGACGGACCGTGGTTTGACCTCGAAGAGATATGGGACGAACATACCAAGTATGAGTTCGACGAACGATCAGTCGAAAATACCATGAGCACTATGGTTCAGGAACCATATGTGAATCACATCCCAACAATGACTGGCGGTATTGGGAGAGAGAAGCTGACCTCCTTCTACGCCAATCATTTCATCTTCAGTAATCCAGAAGATACTAAACTGGAGCTCGTCAGTCGTACTATTGGCATTGATCGGGTTGTGGACGAGTTTGTCTTTTGCTTGACTCATGACAAGCCGGTTGACTGGCT TATTCCCGGAATCCCCCCTACCGGAAAGGAGCTTCGAATTCCTTTCATGGCTGTGGTCAATATTCGCGGAGACAGGCTGTACCATGAGCATATTACATGGGATCAACTGACAGTTCTCTTCCAGCTCGGTTTGATGCCAGAATATCTACCGATCCCTTATGACCTCCCTAATCGTCCTGATTCACAGGCAGGTCGTACACTTGAATATCGTGTACCGGGCGCAGGGGCCCAAACAGCAGATAAAATGGTCGATGAGAGCAGTGTGGCTTCTAATGAGATGTTTAGTTATGCTGTGCGGGAGAGGTCAGTTTGA
- a CDS encoding Alpha/Beta hydrolase protein — protein sequence MEDIFAKIAKDTIKFDVGDDEYWRGVYEPLHESSYEGIARVKDEVYGPAERNRLDIYFPLNDKREKKPVILFVHGGGFFSGGKEWSEKIWGNVGWFFAKHGYVTVLANHRLVPNVTYPGGAEDMQMAREWVYYNIAAPKYGQGSPEKVILLGHSSGGAHLAMNLYAAGK from the exons ATGGAAGACATTTTCGCAAAGATTGCAAAGGACACCATCAAGTTCGACGTcggggatgatgag TACTGGAGAGGCGTGTATGAGCCGCTCCATGAAAGCTCCTATGAGGGCATTGCTAGAGTTAAGGACGAAGTGTATGGGCCGGCTGAACGTAACCGACTCGACATATACTTCCCTCTCAACGataagagggagaagaaaccaGTCATTCTATTCGTCCACGGAGGTGGATTCTTTTCTGGAGGTAAAGAATGGAGTGAAAAG ATCTGGGGAAATGTCGGATGGTTCTTCGCTAAGCATGGATATGTCACTGTACTGGCAAACCATCGACTTGTGCCCAATGTGACCTACCCTGGAGGAGCCGAAGACATGCAGATGGCTCGGGAGTGGGTTTACTACAATATTGCAGCACCAAAATATGGGCAAGGATCACCGGAGAAGGTTATACTTCTTGGGCACTCCTCTGGTGGTGCCCATCTAGCTATGAATCTATACGCCGCAGGTAAATAA
- a CDS encoding dimethylaniline monooxygenase: protein MGSRPTIGGVWSEENCYEGLKTNNLGGTYEFTDFPMGEKYGIKEDRHIPGSVLHSYLNDFATHFDILRRIDFNTQVLDIEKLGQGWRLNTETTDSSSTVVYTCDKIIVCSGLASTPNPVNIRGIDEFERPVLNHSQLREEGARIAHDPNVETVTVVGASKTGYDVVHMMASNHKRVDWVIRESGGGGVWMSSPWAKFAGAKTKLELLATMRFFTWFSPCIFGDFDGFSWIRKVLHQTRLGRYFVHKFWEGIRMDIIDQNGYRKEECLQHLEPLESLFWSARVGILNYPSDIHDYLRSGQVKIIRKDIEHLSGPGVVTFADGTSLHTDALIAITGWKLAQSIKYQPEGLESSLGIPCSNTSAEDRSLWRRLDDEADKEILGRFPYLCKPPPAIPYKQDVSPYRLYRGIAPPSLAAKGDNSIAYMKMVHSTSNIIIAECQALWTYAYLNGKISLDKTEVYHQTALLSRYGKQRYPCGFSAWYPEFVYDAIPYADMLLHDLGLKRWRKPTLKKEMFEGYTIHDYRGINQEWLAAQMKAAPKRS from the exons ATGGGAAGT CGACCAACCATCGGCGGGGTCTGGTCCGAAGAAAACTGCTATGAAGGCCTCAAGACAAATAACCTCGGTGGAACATATGAATTCACCGACTTTCCCATGGGTGAGAAATACGGCATCAAAGAAGACCGACATATCCCGGGCTCCGTACTGCACTCCTATCTGAATGACTTCGCGACCCACTTTGATATCCTCCGTCGGATCGACTTCAACACCCAGGTTTTAGATATTGAAAAGCTGGGTCAGGGCTGGCGCCTGAATACAGAAACCACCGACTCATCTTCGACTGTCGTGTATACATGCGACAAAATTATCGTTTGCAGCGGGCTGGCATCAACGCCTAACCCCGTCAATATTCGCGGCATTGATGAATTTGAAAGGCCGGTACTTAACCACTCGCAGTTACGCGAGGAGGGAGCGCGCATTGCCCATGATCCTAACGTCGAGACTGTTACTGTTGTGGGAGCTTCCAAGACAGGGTATGACGTCGTGCATATGATGGCATCGAATCACAAGAGAGTGGATTGGGTTATTCGCGAGTCTGGGGGTGGTGGAGTCTGGATGTCATCCCCATGGGCCAAGTTCGCGGGAGCCAAAACGAAGCTGGAGTTACTTGCAACCATGAGGTTCTTTACATGGTTTAGCCCTTGCATTTTTGGTGATTTTGACGGATTCAGCTGGATCAGGAAGGTCCTGCATCAAACTCGCCTTGGACGATACTTTGTACACAAATTCTGGGAAGGAATCCGGATGGATATCATTGATCAGAACGGATATAGGAAGGAGGAATGCTTGCAACACCTTGAACCCCTCGAAAG TTTATTTTGGTCCGCACGAGTTGGAATACTTAATTATCCATCTGATATTCACGACTACCTTCGCTCCGGCCAAGTCAAGATCATACGGAAAGACATCGAACACCTATCTGGGCCCGGGGTTGTCACCTTTGCAGATGGTACCAGTCTTCACACAGACGCGTTAATTGCGATCACCGGATGGAAACTCGCCCAATCGATCAAATACCAGCCCGAAGGCCTGGAAAGCAGTCTCGGCATTCCATGCAGCAATACCAGTGCAGAGGACAGAAGTCTCTGGCGGCGATTAGACGACGAAGCAGATAAAGAAATCCTAGGCCGCTTCCCATACCTCTGCAAACCTCCACCCGCCATTCCGTACAAGCAGGATGTCAGCCCCTATCGACTGTATCGCGGCATTGCACCTCCGTCTCTCGCGGCGAAGGGTGATAATTCTATTGCATACATGAAGATGGTCCACAGCACAAGCAATATTATTATCGCAGAGTGTCAGGCGCTTTGGACGTACGCTTATTTAAATGGGAAAATTTCCCTTGACAAGACGGAAGTATATCATCAGACTGCTCTCTTGAGTCGTTACGGAAAGCAGCGTTATCCCTGTGGATTTTCTGCGTGGTATCCTGAATTTGTCTACGATGCTATTCCTTACGCAGATATGCTGCTCCATGACCTTGGGCTCAAGCGTTGGAGGAAGCCTACCCTTAAGAAAGAGATGTTCGAAGGGTATACTATTCATGATTACCGGGGGATTAATCAGGAGTGGCTTGCGGCTCAGATGAAGGCGGCACCAAAGAGATCATAG
- a CDS encoding permease of the major facilitator superfamily (vitamin H transporter), which yields MADPEMKSAKTEPSNFEDNVEQLAGDYSNIASRDKALNLLANRHIVFDPNSPQAKRVRQKIDMHIMPMIFVIYCLQLMDKNSLSYAAIMGIKQDTNLTPSQYSWLGSLVYFGYLVGDIPVTFLMQRLPISKYFSIMCMIWGIIVALHAVCHDFASLATVRFFLGAIEVSTVPVAILITGTFYTKEEQVTRVAIWYTTSGWAAVFGGFLAWAMYHANSFRWQGLFVLYGAMTFLTGVVLFLFLAASPTEAKWLTEEEKVIALERVRGNKTGTEIWKFNASQLREALHDVRLYLTFLVLISIGMPNGGLTAFGPTIINNFGYDVPTTQLLNVGSGAAQVVGVVLALFVAKWTNRTIAGVFPLVLACVGAAMMLGISSSNNNARYGGYVLAYQFPICVLSINTFMTAGISGTTKKFAFGCAYQLGYAIGNIIGPQTYRASDAPDYYTAKYTMLAFFVVAAILIGIYGVLHHRWNQRNEKHGPAPMPEHSSAIENEEFADLTDFQMRNFKYPL from the exons ATGGCCGATCCTGAGATGAAATCTGCCAAG ACAGAGCCTTCAAATTTCGAGGATAATGTCGAACAACTTGCAGGAGACTATAGCAATATAGCAAGCAGAGACAAAGCCCTGAATCTGTTGGCTAATCGCCATATTGTCTTTGATCCCAATTCTCCGCAGGCAAAGCGAGTGAGACAGAAGATTGACATGCATATCATGCCAATGATATTTGTCATCTACTGTCTCCAACTCATGGACAAAAATAGCTTGTCATATGCTGCAATAATGGGCATTAAACAAGACACGAATCTCACACCCTCACAGTACTCCTGGCTAGGTTCGCTCGTGTA TTTCGGCTACTTAGTAGGTGATATTCCTGTGACTTTCCTTATGCAACGGCTACCCATATCCAAGTACTTCAGCATCATGTGCATGATATGGGGAATTATTGTTGCCTTACATGCGGTATGCCATGACTTTGCCAGTTTGGCTACGGTCCGATTTTTTTTGGGTGCTATCGAGGTCTCAACGGTTCCCGTGGCTATCCTCATTACCGGCACCTTTTACACAAAGGAAGAGCAAGTCACAAGAGTGGCGATTTGGTACACGACATCCGGATGGGCAGCTGTTTTCGGAGGCTTCCTTGCATGGGCAATGTATCATGCAAACAGCTTTCGATGGCAAGGGCTTTTTGTCCTTTATGGAGCTATGACGTTTCTGACTGGAGTTGTCTTATTTCTGTTCCTTGCAGCTTCGCCGACCGAAGCCAAATGGTtgaccgaggaagaaaaagtgatTGCACTTGAACGAGTGCGAGGCAATAAAACTGGAACCGAGATCTGGAAATTCAACGCCTCACAGCTTCGGGAAGCTTTACATGATGTCCGCTTGTACCTGACTTTCCTGGTGCTTATTTCGATTGGGATGCCTAACGGTGGACTCACTGCTTTCG GTCCTACTATCATCAATAACTTTGGCTACGATGTGCCTACAACCCAGCTCCTGAACGTGGGCTCTGGTGCGGCTCAAGTAGTTGGCGTTGTCCTCGCTCTGTTCGTTGCGAAATGGACCAACCGCACCATCGCCGGTGTGTTCCCACTTGTACTCGCATGTGTTGGGGCTGCCATGATGCTTGGAATCTCGAGCTCGAACAATAATGCTCGTTACGGTGGTTATGTGCTCGCCTATCAAT TCCCGATCTGCGTTTTGTCCATAAATACCTTTATGACTGCAGGTATCTCTGGGACTACGAAGAAATTTGCCTTTGGGTGTGCCTACCAACTTGGCTATGCGATTGGCAATATTATCGGCCCCCAAACATACAGGGCATCCGATGCGCCTGATTACTAC ACTGCAAAATACACCATGCTCGCGTTCTTTGTTGTTGCCGCCATTTTGATCGGTATTTACGGCGTGCTCCATCATCGATGGAAtcaaagaaatgaaaagcatGGGCCGGCTCCTATGCCCG AACATTCGAGCGCTATTGAAAACGAAGAATTTGCCGACCTCACTGACTTCCAGATGAGGAACTTCAAATATCCGTTATAG
- a CDS encoding iron/ascorbate family oxidoreductase (gibberellin 20-oxidase): MAERLVPVISLKDFEQRKDQITAELMEAAEYAGFFTLVDHGILKEEIEAQFSISKTFFDLPAETKGKTPHDPKTNNGWEYMAQLRPSTGTYDQKESLWLRHNSDWPSDDDVPGFQNTTREFMNKCAGISDQVLTCFARGLGFKEDYFKIANDPSQPDCLTQLRLIHYPASENSIGTWRAGSHTDVGCLTLLFQRDGEDGLEICPGRESHSSFASGDVFTPLPAETGPIVVNIGDMLMAWSDDRLKSNFHRVRAKEYGMSPSRYSIAYFNQARRDFVLQGPLKKYPAITVGEYVAQAVAKNFSPSMRAAA; encoded by the exons ATGGCTGAAAGACTGGTTCCTGTCATATCTCTCAAAG ACTTTGAGCAACGCAAGGACCAAATCACAGCAGAGCTGATGGAAGCAGCCGAGTATGCTGGCTTCTTCACTCTAGTTGATCATGGCATTTTGAAGGAAGAAATCGAGGCTCAATTCTCCATTTCCAAGACATTCTTCGATCTCCCGGCTGAGACGAAGGGCAAGACTCCCCACGATCCAAAAACCAACAATGGATGGGAATATATG GCTCAGTTGCGTCCCAGCACCGGTACATACGACCAGAAGGAGTCACTTTGGCTCCGACACAATTCCGATTGGCcaagtgatgatgatgtgccGGGGTTTCAAAATACAACCCGTGAGTTCATGAACAAATGTGCTGGCATTTCGGACCAagtct TAACATGCTTCGCTCGTGGACTTGGATTTAAAGAAGACTATTTTAAGATAGCCAACGATCCTTCTCAACCGGACTGCCTTACTCAACTTCGACTAATCCATTATCCAGCATCCGAAAATTCTATCGGAACATGGAGGGCAGGAAGTCACACTGATGTCGGATGCCTTACTCTTTTATTTCAGCGCGATGGAGAAGACGGACTCGAAATCTGCCCTGGCCGAGAGAGTCATTCCAGTTTTGCAAGTGGCGATGTCTTCACCCCTCTTCCAGCTGAAACAGGTCCTATTGTCGTCAATATTGGAGATATGCTCA TGGCTTGGTCAGATGACCGTTTGAAATCCAACTTTCACCGAGTGCGGGCTAAAGAGTACGGTATGTCGCCGTCTCGATACTCAATTGCTTATTTCAACCAAGCAAGACGCGACTTCGTACTGCAGGGACCGCTGAAGAAATA TCCCGCCATTACCGTTGGCGAGTACGTTGCCCAGGCAGTCGCTAAGAACTTCAGTCCGTCGATGAGAGCAGCGGCATGA